CCGCAAACGCCCCGACGCCCTGCCCGGCGACAAGGGCTACGACAGCAACCCCAACCGCCGCGATCTGCGCAAACGCCGGATCCTGCCCGTCATCTCCCGCCGCGGCGAGCCCGACATCATCGGCCTCGGCAAGCTCCGCTACGTCATCGAGCAGACCTTCGCCCAGCTCCACCAGTTCAAGCGCCTCGCCGTCCGCTGGGAATGGCGCCTCGACCTGCACGAAGCCCTCGTATCACTCGCCTGCGCGACCATCTGCCGGCGGCGCCTCAGACGGCCTGCTCAGCCGACTCGCAGACCGTGACACCGCCAGACGTTTACCGTCCCTGACTTTCACGGCATTGACCAGGATCTCGCTGCCCTCATAGTGATTCTGTTCTGGGTGACCGTGTCGTTCAGGGTCATCAGAGCCGTCGACGACTGGTGGTAGTCGTCCGCCTCGCCGATATTGACGCCGTTGGCGGCGGTTTGCGTGACGGTGCTGCCGGACAGCGTCGAGTTCTGGGTGCCGTCACCGAAGTCAGCGCCGGTGCTACTGGTATGGGGTGACGATGTCTTTGGTGAAGTTGATGTTGTTGCCGCGGACGACTTCCGGTGCGGCGGGCGTCTTCACCGGTACCCACGCGTCGGTCACGGTCCACTGGATGCCCGCCTGGTTGTCGATGCAGCCAGCGGTCGTGGGACGCTCCACGTCGTGTACTCGCCAGGAGTTCGGGCCGGGAGCAGGTCATGTCGGCGACTTGCGCGGCGTGGATGCGGCCGTAGGGCGCGGGGCTCAGGCGGTGCCCTCGGCGCGAACGTCGTACTCCTGACGTGCGGCAAGGACTTCGCCGACGTGCTCCACCGACCACTGGGTGAGTACGCGCAGTGGTCCCCGCAGGGTCTGACCGAGGGGGGTCAGGTCGTACTCGACGTGGGGCGGCACCTCGGGATACACGGTCCGCCGGACCAGTCCGTCGCGTTCGAGCGTGCGCAGCGTCTGGGTGAGCATCTTCTCGCTCACTCCGGCCAGCCGCTGCCGCAACCGGGTGAACCGGCAGGCTCCGTGCTTGCCGAGTTCTCCCAGCACGAGCACCGCCCACTTGCTGCCGATCTGGTCGAGCAGGTCGCGCGAGGGGCAGCCGCGCGTGTACGGGTCCCATGACGCCATGGGCTCCGTCACATTCTCGGCGGTCGCCATTCCACTCACCTCGATACTTTCCCGCAGGTGGTCACCTTACCAGCAAGTGGCTACTTACCGATGGAGAGTGATCAGGTCAATCTGGGGTTCGTCACGCCGCGAGGAGAGTTCGCGGCAGGAAGGGGCGATCTCATATCCATCGTCGTCACCGGAGCCTCAGGCCAGTTGGGCAGGCTCACCGTCGAGGCGCTGCTGCGGCGCGGAGTCCCGGCCGCGGACATCGTCGCGACCGGACGGGACACCGCACGCATCGAAGACCTCGGCCACCGCGGCGTCGTGGTGCGCCGGGCGGACTTCGCGGAGCCGGACAGCCTCGCGGCGGCGTTCCAGGGAGCGGACCGGCTGCTGCTGGTGTCCACCACCACCGTGGATGAGCGGTCGGCCAACCACCGCCGGGCCGTCGACGCGGCAGTGGCGGCCGGCGTGTCGCTGGTGGCGTACACGAGCATGACGCAGGCCGACACGGCGACCAGCATCCTGGCCCGCACCCACCGCGCCACCGAGGAGTACCTGCGCGAACGCGAGGTCCCCAGCACACTGCTGCGCAACAGCTGGTACCTGGAGAACTACACCGCTCAACTGCCCCTGTTCCGCCGGAGCGGGACGGTGATCGGAGCCGCGGGCACGGGCAGGATCAGCGCCGCATCACGCGCCGACTACGCGGAGGCCGCCGCCGTCGTGCTGACCACCGAGGGCCACGCGGGCGCGGTGTACGAGCTGGGTGCGGACGAGGCGTTCACCCTGGCCGAGCTGGCGGAGGCGGTCTCGGCGGCCACCGGGGAGCCGATCGCCTACACCGATCTGCCCGCGGACCGGCTCAGCGAGGCGCTGACCGGGGTCGGCCTGCCCGCCGAACTGGCGCACGTCCTCGCCGACGCCGACCTCGGGATGAGCCGCGGCGAGCTGTACACGGGATCCGGCGACCTCAGCCGCCTGATCGGCCGGCCGGCCACTGCCCTGTCCGACGCTATCGCCGCCGCGCTGCGCTGACCGTCCGCTCGCCCCCGCGGCCGTCGCGCCCGGACCGCCGCGGGGGCGCTCACCCCTCGTTCCATGACCGTGTACGACCCTGCCATCACCCGGAAAGTTGCCGACCATGTCCTCCCGCACAGTTCCCCCGCACACCGCGTCCACCCGCGCCGCGTCCGCCCGTACGACCGTCCGCGTCATGGGGCGGCGCGCGCTCGTCACCCTTACCGCCACCTCTGCGGCCCTGACCGCGTTCACGCTTCCCGCGACCGCCGCCACCCCCGGTGGCCCCGCCCCGCCCACGCCTCCCAGGGCGGGAACGGCGACCAGGCGATCACCCTCGACGGCAGCCGCGCGTTCCCCGAAAGCGTGGCGGCCGACCGCCACTTCGTCTACGCCAGCAGCATCGGCGACGGCACCGTCTACCGGGGACGCCCCGGGGCGACCACGCTCGAACCCTTCCTGCCGGCCGGCCAGGACGGCCGCACCCAGGCCGCCGGCATCAAGATCACCGGCAACCGCCTGCTGGTCGCCGGCGCGTTCAGCGGGCGCTTCTTCGTCTACAGCACTTCCGGGAGGCTCGTCGCGGCCTACACCGTTCCTGAGACCGGCGAACAGACCCTCGTCAACGACGCGGCCGTGGCTCCCAACGGTGACGTCTACATCACCGACTCGCTGCGCGCCGTGGTCTACCGGATTCCGGCCGCCGAGGTGGATGGCCCCGCCACCGGCGCCCACCGGACCCTGCGGGTGGCCTACCACCTGCCGGACTACGTGGCCGGCCAGTCCAACGGTAACGGCATCACCACCGCCCCCGACGGCACGTCGCTGATCATCGGCTACTGGTACAGCGGCGCCCTCTACCGGCTCGACCTCACCACCGGCGGTGTTCGCATGATCGACGCACCGCCGCTGCCCAGCGCCGACGGCATCGTCCGGCAAGGAAACACCCTGTACGTCGCGCGTTCGGTGAACAACGAGGTCACCGAACTGCGACTGTCCGCCGGGAGCACCCGGGCAGTCGTCGTCTCCGAACGCACCTTCCCAGGCGCCGACACCACCACCGGCGTCGCCGTGAGCGGGGGCCGGCTGCTGGTGACCAACTCCCAGATGGACACCTACCTCTACGGCGAACCGCTGACCAGCCCGGCCTTCACCATCGAGAGCCTGCCGCTGCGCTGAGGCCCGGTCGGGGACGCCCGACGCGCGCGGCGCGGGCTGCCGGTGCAGAGCACGAACAGGGTGCCCTGCAGGCAACGCCGGTCATCTACCGGGCGAGGGCCCGGCGACCGCTCCGGCCAGGCCGGCAGCAGCGGCTCGACCCGGGCCCACAGCTCGTCGTCCACGATCCACGGCTTGTTGCTCACTCCATCACGAACGGACGAATCGTCACATCGGTCATGCCCCACCAGCAACGATCACCAAGATCGTGTTACGAGTTCTAAGGCACACCCCTCCGAAAAGATCGGCAGCCGGCTGGGGAGCCGGCCGGTCAAGGGGTGGCACGGCCAGGGCTGGGAGGAGTCCGGCGCGGCCATCGCCGATCGGCTGACCTTCCACTTCACGCCGATCGGGACCGGCACCGAGTCCTTCCCGCCTCCAGGCCACCGAGGCCGAGCACGGCACTCGGTGAACTCCGGCCGAAATGCCGTTCGTCCGACCGCCGCGATGCCTGTTCGGATCAGACGGGCCGCATCACCTGGGCCAGGCCCTGCGGAGTGCTCTTCACCTCCGGGGGCGGCCCGGGCCGGCTCCGATAGGTCACACCGGAGATCGCGACTCCTGCCAGCTGGGACAGCGGCAGACGCTCGGTCCGACCGTCGGCGGGCCCACCGACGAAGATCACCAGGACAGTGATCGAGTTCGTGCCCACAGGAGCCGGCGCCTGCACAGTCTCATTGTCGGATGAGGCCCCCGCGTAACCCGCCGCGTTACTGCCGCACCCCGCGAGCGCAACCAGCAGGCCGATGCAGGCCAGCATTCTGAATCTTTTCACTCACGCATCCTGCCAGGACCAGATCCGGCTACCCGCGGACCGCGCAGCACCCGCCGCCCGAAGCCCCGGTCCACGGCGCGAGGGACGCACCCGCCCGCCCGCGAGAGGGTGCCCGCTGCCGGCCCCGGGCCGGATCGGGCTTCCCGTCACGGCGGTCGCCCGTCCTCTCCTGCGCGGGCACGAGCTGCGGGATCCCTTTCGTCAGCTGCCGGAGCAAGCCTCTCGGCGGCGCGCGGCGCGGCGGCGGCCGCATGGATGAGGGTTGCTGCACTGCGGAAAACGCTGTTATTTTCCAGTCACAGCGTTATTCCACGGGGCGCGCCCGCAGGCGCACCCGCGACCACGGGGGACATCGTGAGCACCACCGAGCTGACCGTTGTGGACGACCACGGCGAGGCCGTCGTGACGGGCGAGCTGACGGAGGAGCCGGGAGCCGGGGCACAGGTGTGGCTGGCAGCGGCGCAGGTCGAGAAGGCGCTCGGGTTCGTGCGCAAGCCGCAGGGATGGTGCCGGGGGACGTGTGCGTTCCGCAGGCGGCGGTGGCCGGGCTGGCGAAGGACGGCGGGCAGGTGCTCGAAGTCACGGGATTCGCCCGGCTGTTGGGGCGGCCGGTCGTGGTGGAGCCGCAGGCCCGCGTGATGGCGGTGGGGGCGTCGGCGGCCGAGCGGTCGGCGGCGCTGGCGGCCGGTCAGGCGCCCGGCTTCACGCTGCCGGACGTCCACGGGGTGGGGCACTCGCTGAGCGAACTGCGCGGGCGAAAGGTCGCGTTGGTGTTCTGGGCATCCTGGTGCGGCTGCCGCTACGACCTGCCCGAGTGGCAGCGCCAGCACGCGGCGCTGGCCGCCGAGGGGTTCTCGGTGGTCAGCGTCGCCGTGGACCGGCGGATCGAGGACGCGGCACCGTGGATCGCCGAGGCCGCGCCGACGCATCCGGCACTGGTCGACGTCGACGGACGGGTCGCCGACCTGTACCAGCTGCTCAACGTCCCGACCGTGGTGTGGATCGACGAGCAGGGACGGATCGTACGGCCGAACGACACCCAGTTCGCCACCGACCTCTTCCGCTCCATGAGCGGACTCGACTCCGCGAAGACGCTCCACGCGCTGCGGCGCTGGGTGACCGCCGACGACACCGGCCTGCACCCGGACGCCGTCGCCGAATTGACCCGTCCCGCCGACCCCCGCCAGCAGCTCGCCCGCACGCACGCCGCGCTGGCCCTGTGGCTGCTGCGCCACAGCCACCACGAGGCGGCGCAGCGGCACTTCGCGGCAGCCGCGCAGCTGGCCCCCGAAGACGTGACGACCTGGCGCAGCGCGATGCCGCTGCTGGGCGTGGACCCGATGGGCGAGGAGTACTTCGCCCGGCGCACCGCCCTGGAGGAAGCCGGCATACCGATCTACCGGCCGCTGCCGGACCGGCAGTAGAGACGCGCGCCGCAGAAGACGAACGACGACAACCGCCACCGCCGCCGGAGGATCCATGCCCATGCCCGCCAGCTCCCCCACCGGCGTCTTCGCCCGGGCGCAGGCCCAGGGCGAGGCCGCCCTGCGCACTGCCGTGCTCGACACCGCCGCCGCTCTTCTGGCCGCCGAGGGCCCGGCCGCGCTCAGCATGCGCCGCCTGGCCGCGCCGCCGACTGCTCGACCACCGTCCTCTACCGGCTTTTCGGTCCAAGGACGGCATCACGGCGGCCTCTACAACGAGGGCTTCGCGCGGCTGCGCCGCCGCCTGGACGCCGTGCCCAGGGCGGCGCCCCGCCGACTACCTGGCCGCCCTCGGACGCGCCTACCGCGCGGGCGCCCTGGGCGAGCCCAACTTCTACAGCATCATGTTCGGCGAGGCCGTACCCGGCTTCACACCGGACGAAGAAGCCCGCGCGGGCGCGGCAGCCAGCCTGGACGTGCTGCGCGAAGCGGCCCGCGACTGCGTGCGGGCAGGCGTCCTGCGGGCGGACACCGACGTCGACGAGGTCACCGACGTCCTGTGGGCGGCAGCCCATGGAGTGATCAGCCTCGAACGCGGCGGCCACTTCCCGGCCCCGCTGGGCGAACAACGCTTCCGCACCACGACCGCCGCCGCGCTCTCACCCTTCCTGCCCTGAACACCACCCGCCACCGCAGCGCCGCCAGGCGCCCACAAACCGGTGCCCGGCGGCACACCCGACCCCGGTAGGTTCTGCGTGTGGGACGGACCCGGACGATGAACCGGTCTCCCGGCATTCAGGCATGGCGGCCGGGCCACCAGCAGGGGGGGTGTCCTGCCGTCGGTCGAAAGGCAGCCAAGGCCGAGGTGGAGGCAGCGATGTGGGTCGTGTTCGTGCATGGGGCGTGTGTGCGGGACGGGTCGTGGTGGTGGCACCGCACCGCCGAGCTGCTGCACGGTCGGTGTCGGCCTGGCCGTGGCCGTCGATCGGCGCCAGGACAAGCCTCCGCCGCAGCAGCACAGTCGCCGCCTCGGAAGCCGAACACGACACGCACACCCCGTGAACCGGTGTACCCCTCCCCGAGTGCCTACCCGATGAGGGCCTCCGTGATCTGACGGGTGGTCTGCGCGGCGACCCGAGGGTTGACGGCGGCGTAGCAGGTGTAGGCATTGAGGGCCGTGGCCAGGGCCCAGCCGCGGCCTCGGATCCAGGTAGCGTCGTCCACGCCGAGCGCGGCGCGGAAAGCGGCCCGGCTACCGGCCGACATCAGGGTGAAGGCGATCATCATGTCGCAGGCCGGATCCCCGATGCCGAGCCCGCCGAAGTCGATGACCGCGCTGAGGCGGCCGTCGACGGTCAGCAGGTTGCCGGTGTGGAAGTCGCCGTGGAACCAGACCGGAGGACCATCCCATCCGGGGGCGCCGATCGCCGCGTCCCACAACTCGGTCATGGCCGCGCCGTCGAACGCGCCGTCGACCGCCGCGATGGCGGCCCGCGTCGCCCGATCCCGTGCGACCAGCGGCCGGGCCGTGAGATCCTCGCGCGCCCCCCGAGCCTGGATCCGGTCGGGCTCGAACCGCTGAAGAACATCCAGGAAGCCGGCCAGTTCGACGGCGGCCTCGGACGAATCGGCCAGCGCCTCGACGCTCGCCACCTCGCCGTCCAGCCAGCGGGACACCGACCACGGCCACGGATAGCCGAAGTCGGGCTCCCCCACCCCCACCGGCACCGGGACTGCCAGCGGCAGGTGCGGGGCGAGTCGCGGCAGCCACTCGGACTCCTTGCGGGCCTGCCCGACGGCGCCGAGGTGACGGGGCAGGCGGACGGACAACTCCTCGCCCAACCGGTAGATCACATGGTCCGAGCCGGCCGGATCGAGCAGTTCCAGAGGCAGTGCGGCCCAGTGCGGGAACTGCGCATCGACCAGGCGCCTGACCAGTGCGGCATCAATCGCAGGGCGGGTGTCCGCGATCGTCTCGGTCACCAAGAGCAACTCCTGGAGTCGGCCCGCCCCGTGCGGCGAGCAGGTGAGGCCATCACAGTGCGTCGCGGGCCGGCCTGTCGACCGGTTTTCCCCACCCGACCGGATTGATCAGGTCCGGACTGACCTCGATCCCGGGGATCCCGGCCAGGTGGGAGCGGTTGTCCCGAACCGACATCCCGCGCGCATACAGGGACAGAGCTTGTTCCAGAAGACGCCCTGGCAGCGGAGAGCGAGACTCGCGCCGATCAGGTCGTGGCGAATCGCCACGCCTCGATGTCGCGGTAGCGGATCGGCCCGGGGCCGCGACCGAAGTTGCTGCCGACCAGGTGGAGACGCTCGGTCCGCCACGGGCGGCCCACGAACCCGGTGAGCCCGGCCGCAGCCTGCGGCACGCTGGTGGAATCGTCGCGACGGGATCGCGCGAGAGTCAGATGGGGCCGCAGCACGCGGTCGCCGAACTCGATCCCGCAGGACCTGACCTGCTCCCGGACGTCGGCGGCGAGCAGGTGCAGTCCCTCCAGGTCTCCGTCGATCCCGCTCCACAGCAGTCGCTCGTCGAAGTGGCCGCCCCCGCGCAGGCGCAGCTGCAGGGCGGGGTGCGACGCCGCCCGGCCGGCCAGCACCGACCGGAGCAACGGCACTGCCGTGGAGGGCAGTTCACCGAGGAAGGCCAGGGTGATGTGCCAGTCCTCGATCCGGTTCCACCGCAGCCGCGGGTACCTGGCGTAAGCGGGCTGCAGGAAGCGGGCCAACTCGTCCTTGGCGTCGTCGGGCGGAGCCAGGGCCACGAAGACACGGAGGGTCGAAGGTTCGGGGGGAACGTCCACCAAGGATTTCTAGCACCCTGCGCATGCCCCGGCGGAGGCGGGGCTGCGAGCAACGGCCGAGGTCGCTCGAAGATTGCTCGCAGATCGCCGCTTCACGGCGCTCGAACCCGATGGACAGCCCCGCAGCCCCCGAGCCCTGGTCGGCCGGCGCTCCGCGGACCCAGCCGATCCTGAACGCCGGCCGAGTGGCCAGGGGCAGCTCGGCTTCCGTGGATCAGCGGACTCGGCGGCCCGGCAGGACGATCCGGCAGCGGTGGCGAGCGGGTGGGGCCTTCCACTCGATGGGCCGCAGGGGTGGTCGCGTGGTGTCGAGGCCGCACACCCGGCCGACCGGGTGGTAATCCGTGGATCCCCTGGCACTGCGGCGGAGGTTCGAACGTGGCGGAGATCGTGACCGAGGCGGGCCGACTGACGGTGCGCCTGACGACGTGGGAGCGGGTCGAGGCGCTGCACGGCGACATCGCCGTGCCGTTGGCCGCCGTCCGCTCGGTGTCGGTGGAGGACCAGCCGCTGACCGCGGCGCACGGCATGCGCGCGCCGGGGACCAGCGTTCCGGGCGTCGTGAAGGCCGGGACCTGGCGGAGTTCCGCCGAGGGACGACAGTTCGTCCTGGCGAAGCGGGGTCTGCGGGCCGTACGCATCGAACTTGCCGAGGGCGAGGCCGAATTCGACGTGCTCCTGGTGGCCGTGCCGGACCCGGAGGCCGTGGCCGCGCAGGTCCGGGCGGCTGCGGCGCTGTGAGCGCGGGCTCCCGCTGTCGACCGCAGGCTCTCGATCTCAGGACTGAACCGATCTCAGGAGTGAAGCCATGTGCCCGTCCACACCCTCGAACCGCCCGACCGTCCGGATGGCCTCCGCGCTCGCCCTGCTCGCCGCGCTGGGCCTGACCACCGCCTGCGGTTCCGGCGGCAAGGCCGAGTCCGCCCCGGCCGCCGGCCACGCCGCCTTGCTGGTCGAGTCGGCCCCGGCGACCGCCTCGGCGTCCCCGTCCTCCTCCGGATCGCCCACGGCCCCGGGTGACCACCAGGTGTCCTTCGTCGTCAACGGCACCACCACCTACGGCACCCTGCACATCCCGCAGAGCTCCGGCAGCACCAAGGTGCCGGCCGCACTGCTGCTGCCCGGCAGCGGGCCCACGGACCGCGACGGCAACCAGCCCCCGCAGCTGATGCCCGACACCCTCGCCGACATCGCCCAGCTCATGGGCGACGACGGCATCATGACCCTGCGGTACGACAAGTACGGCACCGGACAGACCGGTCTCGGCGTCCACGCGAGCGACCCGGGCAGCCTCGACCTGAATTCCTTCGTCCAACAGGCCACTGCCGCCTACCAGTTCCTCGCGGGCCAGCCCGGTGCCGACCCGCAGAAGCTCCTCATCGCCGGCCACAGCGAGGGCGCCCTGATCGCCCTGGAGGTCGAGCGGAACGCCAAGCCCGCCCCCGCCGGTCTGGCGCTCCTGGAGCCCCAGGACGAGCGCCTGCTCGACCTCGTCACCCTTCAGGTGGACCAGCAGGTGGACGCCGCCGTCTCCGCCGGACAGCTCGGCCCCGCCGAGGCCTCCACCGTCAAGACCGCCGTCACCAGCGGGGTGACGAGCATCCGCGCCGGCAGCCCCGCCGACACCACGGACCTGCCCGGGCCGATCGCGACGGTGTTCCAGAGCCTCAACGCCAACCTGGCCTTCGCCCGCACCGACGATGCGGTGTACCCGCCGGACGTCGCGGCCAAGGTGCCGTCCGGCACCAAGGTCATGGTGACCTGCGGCACCGCCGACACCCAGGTGCCCTGCTCGACCACCGACCCCCTCGTCAACGCCCTCAAGTCGGCCGGCACCGGCGGACCCGGCCTGGTCACCCTCCCCGACGTCACCCACCTCCTCCAGCCGGCCGGCTCGCCCGCCACCACCGACACCCTCGCCCCGGCGGCCCAGCAGGCCATCCACACCTTCGATCAACTCTGGCATTGAACGGCCCACAGCACATGCGGTGCTGCCCGGCGCTCGTGCTGGCTGAGGGGAGGCAGGCGGGGCAGCACGAGCGGACCGGGCTCTCACCGCACGTGCCGCGGAAGAGACGCAAGGCGAAGAGCCGGCGACGCAGTGCTGATTCCCTGACCGGCCTTCCCGCCTCTTCTCAACAGCGGACGGGAACCCGCCCGAACAGACCGCAGGCGGCTGGGAAGACACGAGCCTTTCTCGATGGGTGCCTGGTACGCGTTCTACCCGGGCAGTGGCACGGCGTGAAGGCAGGGGTGGTGGCCGGGCCCCGGGAGCGCGGTGAGCGGCCTCGCCGCCTCCCCTTCGATCGCCACCCGGAAGGTGCCCGTCTCATCCGCGTACACCGGCACCCCGGCAGCGGTGAACTCGCCGGTGGGGTGGACGACGAGGACCTCGGGTGGCCCGTGCCGGCCGGGGGTTCCGGGCAGGGTGACGGCGTAGCGCCGGGGTCTGTCCATCGGTCGCCTCACCTCATCCGGTGCGTGGTTCGGTGCCGGCCAGGGCGGCGTGGTGATCCGCAGCAGTGGCGCGGGGACACCGGTGTCCTTGAAGCGTGTGCCGTGACGGGGGGGACATGGGGGCTCCCTTCCGGCCGGGGAAAGGGTGTTTGTAGACGGGTCTGCCAAGAGGCCGGTGGCCTCCGTTCACCAGGCGGCGCGGCCGAAGGCGAAGGCCCGGCCCGGCGTTGGTCGCGCGTACGCGGGCCGGATCCCGCTTCAGGCGACGGCGGCCAGGTCCGCGCGGCCGAACAGCAGGGCGTAGCCGCGGGGCAGGTGGGCGAGGAGGCGGTCGGTGAGGTGGTCGTCGGTGAGGGTGGTGAGGGCGGCCAGGACGGAGGAGGCGTCCCAGCGGGCGGCGGTGAGGCTGGTGCCCAGGGTGTGGGCGAGGCCTTCGACGAAGGCGGGGGCGGTGACGGGGTGGGGCAGGGGGATCTGGGCGGCGAAGACGGCCCGGGCCCGTTCGGGCAGGACTGCGGCGAGGTCGCAGCGTTCGTCGCCGGT
The Streptomyces sp. 1331.2 genome window above contains:
- a CDS encoding TetR-like C-terminal domain-containing protein, whose product is MAALGRAYRAGALGEPNFYSIMFGEAVPGFTPDEEARAGAAASLDVLREAARDCVRAGVLRADTDVDEVTDVLWAAAHGVISLERGGHFPAPLGEQRFRTTTAAALSPFLP
- a CDS encoding DUF2267 domain-containing protein, whose amino-acid sequence is MTRYRHLLQQVRSSGRYPSDEEAERVLEAVLALLGSQLTGDERCDLAAVLPERARAVFAAQIPLPHPVTAPAFVEGLAHTLGTSLTAARWDASSVLAALTTLTDDHLTDRLLAHLPRGYALLFGRADLAAVA
- a CDS encoding SDR family oxidoreductase, which encodes MSIVVTGASGQLGRLTVEALLRRGVPAADIVATGRDTARIEDLGHRGVVVRRADFAEPDSLAAAFQGADRLLLVSTTTVDERSANHRRAVDAAVAAGVSLVAYTSMTQADTATSILARTHRATEEYLREREVPSTLLRNSWYLENYTAQLPLFRRSGTVIGAAGTGRISAASRADYAEAAAVVLTTEGHAGAVYELGADEAFTLAELAEAVSAATGEPIAYTDLPADRLSEALTGVGLPAELAHVLADADLGMSRGELYTGSGDLSRLIGRPATALSDAIAAALR
- a CDS encoding DUF6296 family protein, translating into MDRPRRYAVTLPGTPGRHGPPEVLVVHPTGEFTAAGVPVYADETGTFRVAIEGEAARPLTALPGPGHHPCLHAVPLPG
- a CDS encoding aminoglycoside phosphotransferase family protein gives rise to the protein MTETIADTRPAIDAALVRRLVDAQFPHWAALPLELLDPAGSDHVIYRLGEELSVRLPRHLGAVGQARKESEWLPRLAPHLPLAVPVPVGVGEPDFGYPWPWSVSRWLDGEVASVEALADSSEAAVELAGFLDVLQRFEPDRIQARGAREDLTARPLVARDRATRAAIAAVDGAFDGAAMTELWDAAIGAPGWDGPPVWFHGDFHTGNLLTVDGRLSAVIDFGGLGIGDPACDMMIAFTLMSAGSRAAFRAALGVDDATWIRGRGWALATALNAYTCYAAVNPRVAAQTTRQITEALIG
- a CDS encoding alpha/beta hydrolase family protein, whose product is MCPSTPSNRPTVRMASALALLAALGLTTACGSGGKAESAPAAGHAALLVESAPATASASPSSSGSPTAPGDHQVSFVVNGTTTYGTLHIPQSSGSTKVPAALLLPGSGPTDRDGNQPPQLMPDTLADIAQLMGDDGIMTLRYDKYGTGQTGLGVHASDPGSLDLNSFVQQATAAYQFLAGQPGADPQKLLIAGHSEGALIALEVERNAKPAPAGLALLEPQDERLLDLVTLQVDQQVDAAVSAGQLGPAEASTVKTAVTSGVTSIRAGSPADTTDLPGPIATVFQSLNANLAFARTDDAVYPPDVAAKVPSGTKVMVTCGTADTQVPCSTTDPLVNALKSAGTGGPGLVTLPDVTHLLQPAGSPATTDTLAPAAQQAIHTFDQLWH
- a CDS encoding superoxide dismutase; amino-acid sequence: MAADRHFVYASSIGDGTVYRGRPGATTLEPFLPAGQDGRTQAAGIKITGNRLLVAGAFSGRFFVYSTSGRLVAAYTVPETGEQTLVNDAAVAPNGDVYITDSLRAVVYRIPAAEVDGPATGAHRTLRVAYHLPDYVAGQSNGNGITTAPDGTSLIIGYWYSGALYRLDLTTGGVRMIDAPPLPSADGIVRQGNTLYVARSVNNEVTELRLSAGSTRAVVVSERTFPGADTTTGVAVSGGRLLVTNSQMDTYLYGEPLTSPAFTIESLPLR
- the thpR gene encoding RNA 2',3'-cyclic phosphodiesterase, which translates into the protein MDVPPEPSTLRVFVALAPPDDAKDELARFLQPAYARYPRLRWNRIEDWHITLAFLGELPSTAVPLLRSVLAGRAASHPALQLRLRGGGHFDERLLWSGIDGDLEGLHLLAADVREQVRSCGIEFGDRVLRPHLTLARSRRDDSTSVPQAAAGLTGFVGRPWRTERLHLVGSNFGRGPGPIRYRDIEAWRFATT
- a CDS encoding winged helix-turn-helix transcriptional regulator, with translation MATAENVTEPMASWDPYTRGCPSRDLLDQIGSKWAVLVLGELGKHGACRFTRLRQRLAGVSEKMLTQTLRTLERDGLVRRTVYPEVPPHVEYDLTPLGQTLRGPLRVLTQWSVEHVGEVLAARQEYDVRAEGTA